One Vespula pensylvanica isolate Volc-1 chromosome 3, ASM1446617v1, whole genome shotgun sequence DNA window includes the following coding sequences:
- the LOC122627710 gene encoding PH and SEC7 domain-containing protein-like isoform X1, producing the protein MAEELLVTLNRGDSSGFGFSLLGTAGLPHVIYDIVENSPAAKSGKVEAGDVILRVNEVDVNRFSTKEVLKCLRLSSDPVTLKLRRDPAIKAHVRRLLSPGDATTEEDASEVAKSTREGNTIAQNSRDVKSSSSSGCENEESRKSGSPVLPVGSPQGPQGATQYSTRSNGSYSDPSGSSDLEALLPPMDSFKEEERAQWEPLSGEKFGRQKNTPRFEAYMMTGDLMLNLSRTQQSSGFLPKYQKKVDSLRYNNHHSHHHHNHHNHHHHNSVPTSPNEMLGHHRAYKCTGSNSASTSPVGISKRDGGQCTSQGDSSKPNAAASSFGYSSGFVRTSRSEDHLQFQKDPSMSAVDIDIDDDVTSSLNTLLDTRPESGQGLSSERIVWTYNAPVSSPSASERTSCCQNGSSSQSSSSSSSSSSSSSGSSTEGTSPQRSLSPASPTSVSSSVMSSNSGSRRFPPPVPTAPPALVGPSGDGTTSSTSGLHPTNGDLSQSEAISNMSSPDYNDEETMDILSVRDIMMVSDPSDSDSTILASEPPQRRLKPSTASNATNAPPTSYAQQQQQQQQQQQQDSAAEHRIVIQVKGPDKDSSSRNASPRQARRRTVPSGAGNASSVDLLPSNISTVQNAAQRSSPSTLTSGNVTPEFVGYQELKESEDEREAYSAGFYDDQKHSGASPPQSADEESDIESLHSFHYSPKAVDLPSAVRLAKRLYSLDGFKKSDVSRHLSKNNDFSKAVAEEYLKYFNFERDTLDVALRKFLVQFSLTGETQERERVLVHFSKRYLDCNPGTFNSQDAVHTLTCAIMLLNTDLHGQNIGRKMSCSEFIENLSELNDGDNFPREVLKQLYNAIKSYPLDWALDDEGDETTTQVIQQGDGPAIAGTGNPFLDVPNVTGATEFKKGYVMRKCCYDSNGKKTPFGKRGWKMYYCTLRELVLYLHKDEHGFRNDSLHNAIRIHHALATKASDYTKKQHVFRLQTADQAEYLFQTSDSKELQSWIDTINFVCASFSCQPLAGAVGSQRKFQRPLLPCSHTKLSPREQLRDHEDRVSRLESELDEHKRHPPERGAKALAVQNYKEKAAYLYHELKRYKTYAYLLRSRLAFTEVEPSLVESSIGEVDEGSGALLNADVALVPPPVPDRPAINRYSYRAAIYNRNLLNGQDYCGDIG; encoded by the exons gtCGAGGCCGGTGACGTCATACTTAGGGTGAACGAAGTCGATGTCAACCGATTTAGTACTAAAGAAG TGCTGAAATGTCTGCGGCTCTCATCGGACCCCGTCACCCTGAAGCTAAGAAGGG ATCCCGCGATAAAGGCGCACGTGCGTCGACTCCTGTCACCTGGGGATGCAACGACCGAGGAGGATGCAAGCGAAGTCGCGAAATCAACACGCGAAGGAAATACCATCGCGCAAAACTCTAGAGACGTGAAATCATCTTCGAGTAGTGGTTGTGAGAACGAGGAATCGAGAAAATCTGGCTCGCCGGTTTTACCCGTTGGTTCACCTCAAGGTCCTCAAGGTGCCACGCAATATTCGACCAGAAGCAATGGTTCCTACAGTGACCCTTCGGGTTCGTCCGACTTGGAGGCCCTTTTACCACCAATGGATAGCTTCAAGGAAGAGGAACGTGCTCAGTGGGAGCCACTTTCTGGTGAAAAGTTTGGTCGTCAGAAAAACACGCCTAG GTTCGAAGCTTATATGATGACCGGCGATCTCATGCTGAACCTGTCGCGAACGCAGCAAAGCAGCGGTTTCCTGCCGAAGTACCAGAAGAAGGTCGACTCGCTTAGGTACAACAATCATCACTCTCACCATCACCATAATCATCACAATCACCACCATCATAACTCGGTACCTACTAGTCCTAACGAGATGTTAGGCCACCACCGTGCGTACAAGTGCACTGGCTCGAACTCGGCCAGCACCTCGCCGGTCGGGATCAGCAAACGCGACGGCGGCCAATGCACGAGCCAGGGCGACTCTAGCAAGCCCAATGCCGCTGCGAGCAGTTTCGGTTATTCGAGCGGCTTCGTCCGTACCTCGCGCTCCGAGGATCACTTGCAATTCCAAAAGGACCCTTCGATGAGCGCGGTGGACATAGACATTGACGACGACGTCACGTCCAGCCTGAATACCCTGTTGGACACGCGGCCGGAGAGCGGCCAGGGCCTGTCCAGCGAGAGGATCGTCTGGACGTACAACGCGCCCGTCAGCTCGCCGTCCGCCTCGGAGCGCACCTCCTGCTGCCAAAATGGTAGCTCCTCTcaatcctcttcctcctcatcctcgAGTTCCTCCTCGTCGAGCGGCTCCTCGACGGAGGGTACCAGTCCGCAGCGTTCCCTATCACCTGCTTCCCCGACCTCGGTCTCGTCCTCCGTCATGTCCTCCAATTCTGGATCCCGTAGGTTCCCACCGCCGGTACCGACCGCTCCGCCGGCCCTGGTGGGACCCTCGGGCGACGGGACCACCTCCTCGACCTCCGGCCTACATCCCACCAACGGCGACCTCAGCCAGTCGGAGGCCATCAGCAACATGTCCAGTCCGGATTACAACGACGAGGAGACCATGGATATTCTCAGTGTGCGCGACATTATGATGGTCAGTGATCCCAGTGACAGTGACTCGACGATACTCGCGAGCGAGCCACCACAGAGGAGACTCAAGCCGAGTACTGCGTCGAACGCTACTAACGCTCCACCGACTTCTTACGctcagcaacagcagcaacagcagcaacaacaacaacaggaCTCTGCGGCCGAGCATAGGATAGTGATCCAAGTTAAGGGACCGGACAAGGATTCTTCATCGAGAAACGCTAGTCCGAGACAGGCAAGGAGAAGGACGGTTCCATCTGGTGCTGGTAACGCATCGTCCGTTGATCTCTTGCCATCGAACATTTCGACGGTACAGAATGCTGCTCAACGATCCTCACCGTCGACTCTTACCTCTGGTAACGTTACTCCAGAGTTCGTTGGTTATCAG GAGCTCAAGGAAAGCGAGGACGAAAGGGAGGCTTATAGTGCTGGATTCTACGACGATCAGAAACACAGTGGTGCCTCTCCACCTCAGTCGGCTGATGAGGAAAGCGATATCGAGAGTCTCCATAGCTTCCATTACAGTCCAAAAGCGGTGGATCTACCGTCCGCCGTTCGACTAGCTAAAAGGCTATATTCTTTAGATGGCTTTAAGAAATCCGATGTCTCCAGACATCTTAGTAAAAA CAACGACTTCAGTAAAGCGGTAGCCGAGGAgtacttgaaatatttcaactttGAACGAGACACGCTGGACGTGGCTCTCAGAAAGTTCCTTGTTCAGTTCTCTTTAACTGGGGAGACCCAAGAAAGGGAGCGGGTTCTTGTACATTTCTCTAAGAGGTATCTTGATTGTAATCCCGGCACGTTTAACTCTCAAG ATGCAGTTCACACATTAACATGTGCTATTATGTTGCTGAATACCGATCTTCATGGTCAGAATATCGGTAGAAAAATGTCGTGTTCGgagtttatagaaaatttatcagaACTCAACGATGGTGATAATTTCCCTAGGGAGGTGCTAAAGCAACTTTACAATGCTATCAAGTCTTATCCCTTGGACTGGGCTTT GGATGACGAGGGTGATGAAACGACGACTCAGGTGATCCAACAGGGTGATGGACCAGCGATAGCTGGTACTGGAAATCCGTTTCTCGATGTGCCAAATGTTACAGGTGCTACGGAGTTCAAGAAGGGTTATGTTATGCGCAAATGTTGTTATGATTCCAATGGGAAAAAAA ctCCTTTTGGAAAGAGAGGTTGGAAGATGTATTATTGTACATTGAGAGAgcttgtattatatttacataaggACGAGCATGGCTTCCGTAACGATAGTTTGCACAACGCGATACGTATTCATCATGCATTAGCGACGAAAGCGTCGGATTACACGAAGAAGCAACACGTTTTCAGGCTACAAACTGCCGATCAAGCGGAATATCTTTTCCAAACGAG CGATTCCAAAGAACTTCAATCGTGGATCGACACGATCAATTTTGTATGCGCCAGTTTCTCTTGCCAACCCCTCGCAGGAGCCGTCGGTTCTCAACGAAAATTTCAGCGGCCTCTGTTACCGTGCAGTCACACCAAATTATCTCCT AGAGAACAGTTGCGGGACCACGAGGATAGAGTTAGCAGACTGGAATCCGAGCTGGACGAACATAAACGGCATCCTCCCGAAAGAGGAGCTAAAGCTTTAGCCgtacaaaattataaagagaAGGCTGCATATTTATATCACGag TTAAAGAGGTATAAGACGTACGCCTACTTGTTACGTTCAAGACTGGCATTCACAGAGGTCGAACCATCTCTGGTAGAGAGCAGTATCGGTGAAGTGGATGAAGGAAGCGGTGCTTTGTTGAATGCTGACGTAGCGTTAGTACCTCCTCCAGTTCCTGATCGACCAGCCATAAATAGGTACAGTTACAGGGCTGCCATTTACAACCGTAATCTTCTAAACGGTCAGGACTACTGCGGGGATATTGGTTGA
- the LOC122627710 gene encoding PH and SEC7 domain-containing protein-like isoform X8: MPTDSSRDVVEAGDVILRVNEVDVNRFSTKEVLKCLRLSSDPVTLKLRRDPAIKAHVRRLLSPGDATTEEDASEVAKSTREGNTIAQNSRDVKSSSSSGCENEESRKSGSPVLPVGSPQGPQGATQYSTRSNGSYSDPSGSSDLEALLPPMDSFKEEERAQWEPLSGEKFGRQKNTPRFEAYMMTGDLMLNLSRTQQSSGFLPKYQKKVDSLRYNNHHSHHHHNHHNHHHHNSVPTSPNEMLGHHRAYKCTGSNSASTSPVGISKRDGGQCTSQGDSSKPNAAASSFGYSSGFVRTSRSEDHLQFQKDPSMSAVDIDIDDDVTSSLNTLLDTRPESGQGLSSERIVWTYNAPVSSPSASERTSCCQNGSSSQSSSSSSSSSSSSSGSSTEGTSPQRSLSPASPTSVSSSVMSSNSGSRRFPPPVPTAPPALVGPSGDGTTSSTSGLHPTNGDLSQSEAISNMSSPDYNDEETMDILSVRDIMMVSDPSDSDSTILASEPPQRRLKPSTASNATNAPPTSYAQQQQQQQQQQQQDSAAEHRIVIQVKGPDKDSSSRNASPRQARRRTVPSGAGNASSVDLLPSNISTVQNAAQRSSPSTLTSGNVTPEFVGYQELKESEDEREAYSAGFYDDQKHSGASPPQSADEESDIESLHSFHYSPKAVDLPSAVRLAKRLYSLDGFKKSDVSRHLSKNNDFSKAVAEEYLKYFNFERDTLDVALRKFLVQFSLTGETQERERVLVHFSKRYLDCNPGTFNSQDAVHTLTCAIMLLNTDLHGQNIGRKMSCSEFIENLSELNDGDNFPREVLKQLYNAIKSYPLDWALDDEGDETTTQVIQQGDGPAIAGTGNPFLDVPNVTGATEFKKGYVMRKCCYDSNGKKTPFGKRGWKMYYCTLRELVLYLHKDEHGFRNDSLHNAIRIHHALATKASDYTKKQHVFRLQTADQAEYLFQTSDSKELQSWIDTINFVCASFSCQPLAGAVGSQRKFQRPLLPCSHTKLSPREQLRDHEDRVSRLESELDEHKRHPPERGAKALAVQNYKEKAAYLYHELKRYKTYAYLLRSRLAFTEVEPSLVESSIGEVDEGSGALLNADVALVPPPVPDRPAINRYSYRAAIYNRNLLNGQDYCGDIG, from the exons gtCGAGGCCGGTGACGTCATACTTAGGGTGAACGAAGTCGATGTCAACCGATTTAGTACTAAAGAAG TGCTGAAATGTCTGCGGCTCTCATCGGACCCCGTCACCCTGAAGCTAAGAAGGG ATCCCGCGATAAAGGCGCACGTGCGTCGACTCCTGTCACCTGGGGATGCAACGACCGAGGAGGATGCAAGCGAAGTCGCGAAATCAACACGCGAAGGAAATACCATCGCGCAAAACTCTAGAGACGTGAAATCATCTTCGAGTAGTGGTTGTGAGAACGAGGAATCGAGAAAATCTGGCTCGCCGGTTTTACCCGTTGGTTCACCTCAAGGTCCTCAAGGTGCCACGCAATATTCGACCAGAAGCAATGGTTCCTACAGTGACCCTTCGGGTTCGTCCGACTTGGAGGCCCTTTTACCACCAATGGATAGCTTCAAGGAAGAGGAACGTGCTCAGTGGGAGCCACTTTCTGGTGAAAAGTTTGGTCGTCAGAAAAACACGCCTAG GTTCGAAGCTTATATGATGACCGGCGATCTCATGCTGAACCTGTCGCGAACGCAGCAAAGCAGCGGTTTCCTGCCGAAGTACCAGAAGAAGGTCGACTCGCTTAGGTACAACAATCATCACTCTCACCATCACCATAATCATCACAATCACCACCATCATAACTCGGTACCTACTAGTCCTAACGAGATGTTAGGCCACCACCGTGCGTACAAGTGCACTGGCTCGAACTCGGCCAGCACCTCGCCGGTCGGGATCAGCAAACGCGACGGCGGCCAATGCACGAGCCAGGGCGACTCTAGCAAGCCCAATGCCGCTGCGAGCAGTTTCGGTTATTCGAGCGGCTTCGTCCGTACCTCGCGCTCCGAGGATCACTTGCAATTCCAAAAGGACCCTTCGATGAGCGCGGTGGACATAGACATTGACGACGACGTCACGTCCAGCCTGAATACCCTGTTGGACACGCGGCCGGAGAGCGGCCAGGGCCTGTCCAGCGAGAGGATCGTCTGGACGTACAACGCGCCCGTCAGCTCGCCGTCCGCCTCGGAGCGCACCTCCTGCTGCCAAAATGGTAGCTCCTCTcaatcctcttcctcctcatcctcgAGTTCCTCCTCGTCGAGCGGCTCCTCGACGGAGGGTACCAGTCCGCAGCGTTCCCTATCACCTGCTTCCCCGACCTCGGTCTCGTCCTCCGTCATGTCCTCCAATTCTGGATCCCGTAGGTTCCCACCGCCGGTACCGACCGCTCCGCCGGCCCTGGTGGGACCCTCGGGCGACGGGACCACCTCCTCGACCTCCGGCCTACATCCCACCAACGGCGACCTCAGCCAGTCGGAGGCCATCAGCAACATGTCCAGTCCGGATTACAACGACGAGGAGACCATGGATATTCTCAGTGTGCGCGACATTATGATGGTCAGTGATCCCAGTGACAGTGACTCGACGATACTCGCGAGCGAGCCACCACAGAGGAGACTCAAGCCGAGTACTGCGTCGAACGCTACTAACGCTCCACCGACTTCTTACGctcagcaacagcagcaacagcagcaacaacaacaacaggaCTCTGCGGCCGAGCATAGGATAGTGATCCAAGTTAAGGGACCGGACAAGGATTCTTCATCGAGAAACGCTAGTCCGAGACAGGCAAGGAGAAGGACGGTTCCATCTGGTGCTGGTAACGCATCGTCCGTTGATCTCTTGCCATCGAACATTTCGACGGTACAGAATGCTGCTCAACGATCCTCACCGTCGACTCTTACCTCTGGTAACGTTACTCCAGAGTTCGTTGGTTATCAG GAGCTCAAGGAAAGCGAGGACGAAAGGGAGGCTTATAGTGCTGGATTCTACGACGATCAGAAACACAGTGGTGCCTCTCCACCTCAGTCGGCTGATGAGGAAAGCGATATCGAGAGTCTCCATAGCTTCCATTACAGTCCAAAAGCGGTGGATCTACCGTCCGCCGTTCGACTAGCTAAAAGGCTATATTCTTTAGATGGCTTTAAGAAATCCGATGTCTCCAGACATCTTAGTAAAAA CAACGACTTCAGTAAAGCGGTAGCCGAGGAgtacttgaaatatttcaactttGAACGAGACACGCTGGACGTGGCTCTCAGAAAGTTCCTTGTTCAGTTCTCTTTAACTGGGGAGACCCAAGAAAGGGAGCGGGTTCTTGTACATTTCTCTAAGAGGTATCTTGATTGTAATCCCGGCACGTTTAACTCTCAAG ATGCAGTTCACACATTAACATGTGCTATTATGTTGCTGAATACCGATCTTCATGGTCAGAATATCGGTAGAAAAATGTCGTGTTCGgagtttatagaaaatttatcagaACTCAACGATGGTGATAATTTCCCTAGGGAGGTGCTAAAGCAACTTTACAATGCTATCAAGTCTTATCCCTTGGACTGGGCTTT GGATGACGAGGGTGATGAAACGACGACTCAGGTGATCCAACAGGGTGATGGACCAGCGATAGCTGGTACTGGAAATCCGTTTCTCGATGTGCCAAATGTTACAGGTGCTACGGAGTTCAAGAAGGGTTATGTTATGCGCAAATGTTGTTATGATTCCAATGGGAAAAAAA ctCCTTTTGGAAAGAGAGGTTGGAAGATGTATTATTGTACATTGAGAGAgcttgtattatatttacataaggACGAGCATGGCTTCCGTAACGATAGTTTGCACAACGCGATACGTATTCATCATGCATTAGCGACGAAAGCGTCGGATTACACGAAGAAGCAACACGTTTTCAGGCTACAAACTGCCGATCAAGCGGAATATCTTTTCCAAACGAG CGATTCCAAAGAACTTCAATCGTGGATCGACACGATCAATTTTGTATGCGCCAGTTTCTCTTGCCAACCCCTCGCAGGAGCCGTCGGTTCTCAACGAAAATTTCAGCGGCCTCTGTTACCGTGCAGTCACACCAAATTATCTCCT AGAGAACAGTTGCGGGACCACGAGGATAGAGTTAGCAGACTGGAATCCGAGCTGGACGAACATAAACGGCATCCTCCCGAAAGAGGAGCTAAAGCTTTAGCCgtacaaaattataaagagaAGGCTGCATATTTATATCACGag TTAAAGAGGTATAAGACGTACGCCTACTTGTTACGTTCAAGACTGGCATTCACAGAGGTCGAACCATCTCTGGTAGAGAGCAGTATCGGTGAAGTGGATGAAGGAAGCGGTGCTTTGTTGAATGCTGACGTAGCGTTAGTACCTCCTCCAGTTCCTGATCGACCAGCCATAAATAGGTACAGTTACAGGGCTGCCATTTACAACCGTAATCTTCTAAACGGTCAGGACTACTGCGGGGATATTGGTTGA
- the LOC122627710 gene encoding PH and SEC7 domain-containing protein-like isoform X4: protein MAEELLVTLNRGDSSGFGFSLLGTAGLPHVIYDIVENSPAAKSGKVEAGDVILRVNEVDVNRFSTKEVLKCLRLSSDPVTLKLRRDPAIKAHVRRLLSPGDATTEEDASEVAKSTREGNTIAQNSRDVKSSSSSGCENEESRKSGSPVLPVGSPQGPQGATQYSTRSNGSYSDPSGSSDLEALLPPMDSFKEEERAQWEPLSGEKFGRQKNTPRFEAYMMTGDLMLNLSRTQQSSGFLPKYQKKVDSLRYNNHHSHHHHNHHNHHHHNSVPTSPNEMLGHHRAYKCTGSNSASTSPVGISKRDGGQCTSQGDSSKPNAAASSFGYSSGFVRTSRSEDHLQFQKDPSMSAVDIDIDDDVTSSLNTLLDTRPESGQGLSSERIVWTYNAPVSSPSASERTSCCQNGSSSQSSSSSSSSSSSSSGSSTEGTSPQRSLSPASPTSVSSSVMSSNSGSRRFPPPVPTAPPALVGPSGDGTTSSTSGLHPTNGDLSQSEAISNMSSPDYNDEETMDILSVRDIMMVSDPSDSDSTILASEPPQRRLKPSTASNATNAPPTSYAQQQQQQQQQQQQDSAAEHRIVIQVKGPDKDSSSRNASPRQARRRTVPSGAGNASSVDLLPSNISTVQNAAQRSSPSTLTSGNVTPEFVGYQELKESEDEREAYSAGFYDDQKHSGASPPQSADEESDIESLHSFHYSPKAVDLPSAVRLAKRLYSLDGFKKSDVSRHLSKNNDFSKAVAEEYLKYFNFERDTLDVALRKFLVQFSLTGETQERERVLVHFSKRYLDCNPGTFNSQDAVHTLTCAIMLLNTDLHGQNIGRKMSCSEFIENLSELNDGDNFPREVLKQLYNAIKSYPLDWALDDEGDETTTQVIQQGDGPAIAGTGNPFLDVPNVTGATEFKKGYVMRKCCYDSNGKKTPFGKRGWKMYYCTLRELVLYLHKDEHGFRNDSLHNAIRIHHALATKASDYTKKQHVFRLQTADQAEYLFQTSDSKELQSWIDTINFVCASFSCQPLAGAVGSQRKFQRPLLPCSHTKLSPREQLRDHEDRVSRLESELDEHKRHPPERGAKALAVQNYKEKAAYLYHELKRYKTYAYLLRSRLAFTEVEPSLVESSIGEVDEGSGALLNADVALVPPPVPDRPAINRADPISS, encoded by the exons gtCGAGGCCGGTGACGTCATACTTAGGGTGAACGAAGTCGATGTCAACCGATTTAGTACTAAAGAAG TGCTGAAATGTCTGCGGCTCTCATCGGACCCCGTCACCCTGAAGCTAAGAAGGG ATCCCGCGATAAAGGCGCACGTGCGTCGACTCCTGTCACCTGGGGATGCAACGACCGAGGAGGATGCAAGCGAAGTCGCGAAATCAACACGCGAAGGAAATACCATCGCGCAAAACTCTAGAGACGTGAAATCATCTTCGAGTAGTGGTTGTGAGAACGAGGAATCGAGAAAATCTGGCTCGCCGGTTTTACCCGTTGGTTCACCTCAAGGTCCTCAAGGTGCCACGCAATATTCGACCAGAAGCAATGGTTCCTACAGTGACCCTTCGGGTTCGTCCGACTTGGAGGCCCTTTTACCACCAATGGATAGCTTCAAGGAAGAGGAACGTGCTCAGTGGGAGCCACTTTCTGGTGAAAAGTTTGGTCGTCAGAAAAACACGCCTAG GTTCGAAGCTTATATGATGACCGGCGATCTCATGCTGAACCTGTCGCGAACGCAGCAAAGCAGCGGTTTCCTGCCGAAGTACCAGAAGAAGGTCGACTCGCTTAGGTACAACAATCATCACTCTCACCATCACCATAATCATCACAATCACCACCATCATAACTCGGTACCTACTAGTCCTAACGAGATGTTAGGCCACCACCGTGCGTACAAGTGCACTGGCTCGAACTCGGCCAGCACCTCGCCGGTCGGGATCAGCAAACGCGACGGCGGCCAATGCACGAGCCAGGGCGACTCTAGCAAGCCCAATGCCGCTGCGAGCAGTTTCGGTTATTCGAGCGGCTTCGTCCGTACCTCGCGCTCCGAGGATCACTTGCAATTCCAAAAGGACCCTTCGATGAGCGCGGTGGACATAGACATTGACGACGACGTCACGTCCAGCCTGAATACCCTGTTGGACACGCGGCCGGAGAGCGGCCAGGGCCTGTCCAGCGAGAGGATCGTCTGGACGTACAACGCGCCCGTCAGCTCGCCGTCCGCCTCGGAGCGCACCTCCTGCTGCCAAAATGGTAGCTCCTCTcaatcctcttcctcctcatcctcgAGTTCCTCCTCGTCGAGCGGCTCCTCGACGGAGGGTACCAGTCCGCAGCGTTCCCTATCACCTGCTTCCCCGACCTCGGTCTCGTCCTCCGTCATGTCCTCCAATTCTGGATCCCGTAGGTTCCCACCGCCGGTACCGACCGCTCCGCCGGCCCTGGTGGGACCCTCGGGCGACGGGACCACCTCCTCGACCTCCGGCCTACATCCCACCAACGGCGACCTCAGCCAGTCGGAGGCCATCAGCAACATGTCCAGTCCGGATTACAACGACGAGGAGACCATGGATATTCTCAGTGTGCGCGACATTATGATGGTCAGTGATCCCAGTGACAGTGACTCGACGATACTCGCGAGCGAGCCACCACAGAGGAGACTCAAGCCGAGTACTGCGTCGAACGCTACTAACGCTCCACCGACTTCTTACGctcagcaacagcagcaacagcagcaacaacaacaacaggaCTCTGCGGCCGAGCATAGGATAGTGATCCAAGTTAAGGGACCGGACAAGGATTCTTCATCGAGAAACGCTAGTCCGAGACAGGCAAGGAGAAGGACGGTTCCATCTGGTGCTGGTAACGCATCGTCCGTTGATCTCTTGCCATCGAACATTTCGACGGTACAGAATGCTGCTCAACGATCCTCACCGTCGACTCTTACCTCTGGTAACGTTACTCCAGAGTTCGTTGGTTATCAG GAGCTCAAGGAAAGCGAGGACGAAAGGGAGGCTTATAGTGCTGGATTCTACGACGATCAGAAACACAGTGGTGCCTCTCCACCTCAGTCGGCTGATGAGGAAAGCGATATCGAGAGTCTCCATAGCTTCCATTACAGTCCAAAAGCGGTGGATCTACCGTCCGCCGTTCGACTAGCTAAAAGGCTATATTCTTTAGATGGCTTTAAGAAATCCGATGTCTCCAGACATCTTAGTAAAAA CAACGACTTCAGTAAAGCGGTAGCCGAGGAgtacttgaaatatttcaactttGAACGAGACACGCTGGACGTGGCTCTCAGAAAGTTCCTTGTTCAGTTCTCTTTAACTGGGGAGACCCAAGAAAGGGAGCGGGTTCTTGTACATTTCTCTAAGAGGTATCTTGATTGTAATCCCGGCACGTTTAACTCTCAAG ATGCAGTTCACACATTAACATGTGCTATTATGTTGCTGAATACCGATCTTCATGGTCAGAATATCGGTAGAAAAATGTCGTGTTCGgagtttatagaaaatttatcagaACTCAACGATGGTGATAATTTCCCTAGGGAGGTGCTAAAGCAACTTTACAATGCTATCAAGTCTTATCCCTTGGACTGGGCTTT GGATGACGAGGGTGATGAAACGACGACTCAGGTGATCCAACAGGGTGATGGACCAGCGATAGCTGGTACTGGAAATCCGTTTCTCGATGTGCCAAATGTTACAGGTGCTACGGAGTTCAAGAAGGGTTATGTTATGCGCAAATGTTGTTATGATTCCAATGGGAAAAAAA ctCCTTTTGGAAAGAGAGGTTGGAAGATGTATTATTGTACATTGAGAGAgcttgtattatatttacataaggACGAGCATGGCTTCCGTAACGATAGTTTGCACAACGCGATACGTATTCATCATGCATTAGCGACGAAAGCGTCGGATTACACGAAGAAGCAACACGTTTTCAGGCTACAAACTGCCGATCAAGCGGAATATCTTTTCCAAACGAG CGATTCCAAAGAACTTCAATCGTGGATCGACACGATCAATTTTGTATGCGCCAGTTTCTCTTGCCAACCCCTCGCAGGAGCCGTCGGTTCTCAACGAAAATTTCAGCGGCCTCTGTTACCGTGCAGTCACACCAAATTATCTCCT AGAGAACAGTTGCGGGACCACGAGGATAGAGTTAGCAGACTGGAATCCGAGCTGGACGAACATAAACGGCATCCTCCCGAAAGAGGAGCTAAAGCTTTAGCCgtacaaaattataaagagaAGGCTGCATATTTATATCACGag TTAAAGAGGTATAAGACGTACGCCTACTTGTTACGTTCAAGACTGGCATTCACAGAGGTCGAACCATCTCTGGTAGAGAGCAGTATCGGTGAAGTGGATGAAGGAAGCGGTGCTTTGTTGAATGCTGACGTAGCGTTAGTACCTCCTCCAGTTCCTGATCGACCAGCCATAAATAG